From the Billgrantia sulfidoxydans genome, one window contains:
- the bfr gene encoding bacterioferritin yields the protein MKGDAKVIKYLNQALGNELVAINQYFLHAKMYKDWGLKALAKWEYDESIDEMNHADKLIERILFLEGVPNLQDLGKLHIGENVREMLESDLKLEHDGRKDYIEAIAYCEKVKDYVSRDLLRDILADEEEHIDHIETELGLIDKVGIENYMLRQMQEAGDE from the coding sequence ATGAAAGGCGATGCCAAGGTCATCAAGTATCTCAACCAGGCCCTCGGCAATGAGCTGGTGGCGATCAACCAGTATTTCCTTCACGCCAAGATGTACAAGGACTGGGGCCTCAAGGCGCTGGCCAAGTGGGAGTACGACGAGTCCATCGATGAGATGAACCACGCCGACAAGCTGATCGAGCGCATCCTGTTCCTCGAAGGCGTGCCCAACCTGCAGGACCTCGGCAAGCTGCACATCGGCGAGAACGTGCGCGAGATGCTCGAGAGCGATCTCAAGCTCGAACATGACGGGCGCAAGGACTACATCGAGGCCATCGCCTACTGCGAGAAGGTCAAGGATTACGTTTCCCGCGACCTGCTTCGCGACATCCTGGCAGACGAAGAAGAGCACATCGACCATATCGAGACCGAACTCGGCCTGATCGACAAGGTCGGCATCGAGAACTATATGCTGCGCCAGATGCAGGAAGCCGGCGACGAGTGA
- a CDS encoding (2Fe-2S)-binding protein, whose protein sequence is MYVCLCKGVSDRKIRESVEGGARSWREVQQETGCGTQCGKCASVGKTITREAVKAAVMASANDLAYAV, encoded by the coding sequence ATGTACGTATGTCTCTGCAAGGGCGTATCAGACCGCAAGATTCGTGAGAGCGTCGAGGGCGGTGCGCGTAGCTGGCGCGAGGTTCAGCAGGAAACCGGCTGCGGTACTCAGTGCGGCAAGTGCGCCAGCGTCGGCAAGACCATCACCCGTGAAGCGGTCAAGGCCGCCGTGATGGCGTCGGCCAACGACCTCGCCTATGCCGTGTAG
- a CDS encoding RDD family protein yields MQRRFDQLDDVWPAGLGRRLGAMLYDALLVVAVWILIGVLHVVFVRQVLGLGAEEVGAGIAQRLSLQLLLVMGAFLFFAFSWMRGGMTLGMQAWRLRVQTRSGHSITLRQSLVRYLVAWLSLAAFGLGYLWVLFDTERRSWSDIASGTRVVVLPRASRR; encoded by the coding sequence ATGCAACGACGATTCGACCAACTCGACGATGTGTGGCCGGCCGGCCTCGGACGGCGCCTGGGCGCCATGCTCTACGACGCCCTGCTGGTCGTGGCGGTCTGGATCCTGATCGGGGTGCTGCACGTGGTCTTCGTGCGCCAGGTGCTGGGCCTCGGTGCCGAGGAGGTCGGTGCCGGCATCGCGCAGCGCCTGTCGCTGCAGCTGCTGCTGGTGATGGGCGCCTTCCTGTTCTTCGCCTTCTCCTGGATGCGCGGCGGCATGACGCTGGGAATGCAGGCCTGGCGTCTGCGCGTGCAGACCCGCAGCGGGCACTCGATCACGCTGCGCCAGAGCCTGGTGCGCTACCTTGTGGCCTGGCTGTCGCTGGCGGCCTTCGGGCTCGGCTATCTCTGGGTCCTGTTCGATACCGAGCGCCGTAGCTGGTCCGATATCGCCTCGGGCACGCGAGTGGTGGTCCTGCCCCGGGCGAGCCGTCGCTAG
- the lptG gene encoding LPS export ABC transporter permease LptG: MLTDRLDRYIARNVLGAILVVQVVLLGLDLVITYINDLDDVEGNYGALQVLLYLLMRLPWRFYQYAPVGVLIGALIGLGSMASSNELTVMRAAGRSLARILWGVMKPIILVVVILLLIAEFVSPRTEQFASAWRLEQMQGEGALLTQSGGWQREGDSVYRFGAIRADDTVLDLTRYVFDGRRLREAVQATRASWEDNRWVLEEVSVTRFGEDRTEAETHDRLEWETSLTPDQLNRLLRDVSSQAPSELWAYSRYLLSQGQQATQPLLYFWQKLLLPLTMASLVLVAASFVFGPLRTVAAGTRVFYGVVVGLSFKYLQDLLAPASTVFGFSPVWAVLAPTLLCAALGLYLLRRSG, from the coding sequence ATGCTGACGGACCGTCTCGACCGCTATATCGCCCGCAACGTGCTGGGCGCGATCCTCGTCGTCCAGGTGGTGCTGCTCGGCCTCGATCTGGTGATCACCTATATCAACGACCTGGACGATGTCGAGGGCAACTACGGCGCCTTGCAGGTGCTGCTCTACCTGCTGATGCGTCTGCCCTGGCGCTTCTATCAGTATGCCCCGGTGGGCGTGCTGATCGGCGCGCTGATCGGCCTTGGCAGCATGGCCTCGAGCAACGAGCTGACGGTGATGCGTGCCGCGGGGCGCTCGTTGGCGCGTATCCTGTGGGGGGTGATGAAGCCGATCATCCTGGTGGTGGTCATCCTGCTGCTGATCGCCGAATTCGTCAGCCCTCGTACCGAGCAGTTCGCCAGCGCCTGGCGCCTGGAACAGATGCAGGGGGAAGGCGCCCTGCTGACCCAGAGCGGTGGCTGGCAGCGCGAGGGCGACAGCGTCTATCGTTTCGGCGCCATTCGCGCCGACGACACCGTGCTCGACCTGACCCGCTACGTCTTCGACGGCAGGCGGCTGCGCGAAGCCGTCCAGGCGACGCGTGCCTCGTGGGAGGACAACCGCTGGGTGCTCGAGGAGGTGAGCGTCACGCGCTTTGGCGAAGACCGTACCGAAGCCGAGACGCACGACCGGCTGGAATGGGAGACGAGCCTGACCCCCGACCAGCTCAATCGCCTGCTGCGGGACGTCAGCAGCCAGGCGCCCAGCGAGCTGTGGGCCTACTCGCGCTACCTGCTCTCCCAGGGCCAGCAGGCCACCCAACCGCTGCTCTATTTCTGGCAGAAGCTCCTGCTGCCGCTGACCATGGCCTCGCTGGTGCTGGTCGCGGCGTCGTTCGTGTTCGGCCCGTTGCGTACCGTGGCGGCGGGGACGCGGGTGTTCTACGGCGTGGTCGTGGGGCTGTCGTTCAAGTACCTGCAGGACCTGCTGGCGCCGGCCTCCACCGTGTTCGGATTCTCGCCGGTCTGGGCCGTGCTGGCACCGACCCTGCTCTGCGCCGCCCTCGGGCTGTACCTCCTGCGGCGCTCGGGCTAA
- the lptF gene encoding LPS export ABC transporter permease LptF, producing MIIFRYLTREILLTMAAVAGVLLLVIMGSRFIRYFTDAAEGDIPATILGNLMLYHLPGFLELILPLAFFLGILLAYGQLYLNSEITVLVACGTSPARLFQVSLVPATLVAVVVGLCSLWLTPAGALHNAVMLEEQRSRLDFTALAPGRFQDFGGGRTAYTEAFSPDGQQMQEVFISERQRRRDGTPETAVTRAGSGYQTVDPETGSRFLVLADGERYSVEPGRFEAERLEFGTYAVRLSLGGEQRELESAEYATTAELLDDGSSRAQAQLQWRLSLPLMVFILTLMAMPLSRVNPRQGRFAKLLPAIFLHICYLSLLLAALDAIGRGALSASIGMWPIHLVFLALGVGLLMHNQRRGMR from the coding sequence ATGATCATTTTTCGGTACCTGACCCGCGAAATCCTGCTCACCATGGCCGCCGTCGCCGGCGTGCTGCTGCTGGTCATCATGGGCAGCCGGTTCATTCGTTATTTCACCGATGCCGCGGAGGGCGACATTCCCGCCACCATCCTCGGCAACCTGATGCTCTATCATCTGCCCGGCTTTCTCGAGCTGATCCTGCCGCTGGCCTTCTTTCTCGGCATTCTGCTGGCCTACGGCCAGCTCTACCTCAACAGCGAGATCACCGTGCTGGTGGCCTGCGGCACCAGTCCTGCCCGGCTGTTCCAGGTCAGCCTGGTGCCGGCCACCCTGGTGGCGGTCGTGGTGGGGCTGTGCAGCCTGTGGTTGACCCCGGCCGGGGCACTGCACAACGCGGTGATGCTCGAGGAGCAGCGCAGCCGGCTCGACTTCACCGCCCTGGCGCCGGGGCGCTTCCAGGACTTCGGCGGCGGTCGCACCGCCTACACCGAGGCCTTCAGCCCCGACGGACAGCAAATGCAGGAGGTCTTCATCAGCGAGCGCCAGCGTCGACGCGACGGCACCCCGGAAACCGCCGTGACTCGCGCCGGCAGCGGCTACCAGACCGTGGACCCCGAGACCGGCAGCCGCTTCCTGGTGCTGGCCGACGGCGAACGCTACAGCGTCGAGCCGGGGCGCTTCGAAGCCGAGCGACTGGAGTTCGGGACCTACGCCGTGCGGCTCTCGCTCGGCGGCGAGCAGCGTGAGCTGGAGTCGGCGGAGTACGCCACCACGGCCGAGCTGCTCGATGACGGCTCGTCCCGTGCCCAGGCCCAGCTGCAGTGGCGGCTGTCGTTGCCGCTGATGGTGTTCATCCTGACGCTGATGGCGATGCCGCTCTCGCGGGTCAACCCGCGCCAGGGACGCTTCGCCAAGCTGCTGCCGGCGATCTTCCTGCACATCTGCTACCTGAGCCTGCTGCTGGCGGCACTGGATGCCATCGGCCGCGGGGCACTGTCGGCATCAATCGGCATGTGGCCGATCCATCTCGTGTTCCTGGCGCTCGGCGTGGGGCTGCTGATGCACAACCAGCGCAGGGGGATGCGCTGA
- a CDS encoding leucyl aminopeptidase, which produces MEFPVQTANPAKAESACIVVPILKDGDLLPAAAKLDDASERLIGQLIERGDFDAKLGNVQLIPFAPGLSADRLLLVGLGERDKCQERAFIRALDAAFSAAAGLKIEDLAVAFTDVPVPERSVAWKARMTAEAAQRAVYRFDEFKSEKAPRPPLDQVTLLLSDAEAADEAREGARIGNAVGQGVAYTRTLGNLPGNVCTPSYLAEQAEQLGRESGGALEVEILDEAALEELGAHSLLSVGRGSEQPSRLIVMKYQGAESADEAPHVLVGKGITFDTGGISLKPGEAMDEMKFDMCGAASVFGTAKAVLGIRPKLNLVFIVAAAENMPDGRATKPGDIIKTLKGLTVEVLNTDAEGRLVLCDALTYAERFEPASVVDIATLTGAAIIALGHHATGLLSNDDDLALDLLDAGEAAWDRAWHLPLWDEYKEQLDSNFADMANIGGRPAGTITAACFLSRFADKFPWAHLDIAGTAWTSGKQKGASGRPVGLLTQYLLDREEEARQVENDG; this is translated from the coding sequence ATGGAATTCCCAGTTCAGACGGCCAATCCCGCCAAGGCCGAATCGGCCTGCATCGTGGTCCCGATCCTCAAGGACGGCGACCTGCTGCCCGCCGCCGCCAAGCTCGACGACGCCAGCGAGCGGCTGATCGGCCAGTTGATCGAGCGCGGCGACTTCGACGCCAAGCTGGGCAACGTGCAGCTGATTCCCTTCGCCCCCGGTCTGTCCGCCGACCGCCTGCTGCTGGTGGGCCTGGGCGAGCGCGACAAGTGCCAGGAGCGCGCCTTCATCCGGGCGTTGGATGCCGCTTTCAGCGCCGCCGCCGGCCTGAAGATCGAGGACCTCGCCGTGGCCTTCACCGACGTGCCGGTTCCCGAACGCAGCGTCGCCTGGAAGGCCCGCATGACCGCCGAAGCCGCGCAGCGCGCCGTCTACCGCTTCGACGAGTTCAAGTCGGAGAAAGCGCCGCGCCCGCCACTGGACCAGGTCACCCTGCTGCTGAGCGACGCCGAGGCCGCCGACGAGGCGCGCGAGGGCGCACGCATCGGTAACGCCGTAGGCCAGGGGGTGGCCTACACCCGCACCCTGGGCAACCTGCCGGGCAACGTCTGCACCCCGAGCTACCTGGCCGAGCAGGCCGAACAGCTGGGTCGCGAATCGGGCGGTGCCCTCGAGGTCGAGATCCTCGACGAGGCGGCGCTGGAGGAGCTCGGCGCCCACAGCCTGCTCTCGGTGGGCCGCGGCAGCGAGCAGCCCTCACGCCTGATCGTGATGAAGTACCAGGGCGCCGAGAGCGCCGACGAGGCGCCCCACGTGCTGGTGGGCAAGGGCATCACCTTCGACACCGGCGGCATCTCGCTCAAACCCGGCGAGGCGATGGACGAGATGAAGTTCGACATGTGCGGGGCGGCCAGCGTGTTCGGCACCGCCAAGGCGGTGCTCGGCATCCGCCCCAAGCTCAACCTGGTGTTCATCGTCGCCGCCGCAGAGAACATGCCCGACGGCCGCGCCACCAAGCCCGGCGACATCATCAAGACGCTGAAAGGCCTCACCGTCGAAGTACTCAACACCGATGCCGAAGGGCGCCTGGTGCTGTGCGATGCCCTGACCTACGCCGAGCGCTTCGAGCCCGCCAGCGTGGTCGACATCGCCACCCTGACCGGGGCGGCCATCATCGCCCTGGGCCACCACGCCACCGGCCTGCTCTCCAACGACGACGACCTGGCGCTCGACCTGCTCGACGCCGGCGAAGCCGCCTGGGACCGCGCCTGGCACCTGCCGCTGTGGGACGAGTACAAGGAGCAGCTCGACTCCAACTTCGCCGACATGGCCAACATCGGCGGGCGCCCGGCCGGCACCATCACTGCCGCCTGCTTCCTCTCGCGCTTCGCCGACAAGTTCCCCTGGGCACACCTGGACATCGCCGGCACCGCCTGGACCTCGGGCAAGCAGAAAGGCGCCAGCGGCCGCCCGGTGGGGCTCTTGACCCAATACCTGCTCGACCGCGAGGAGGAGGCGCGCCAGGTCGAGAACGACGGCTGA
- a CDS encoding branched-chain amino acid aminotransferase yields MPTAANIRDDILANPGFGRYFSDHMAHVRWTAEAGWHGHEVRPYGPLTLDPAAAVLHYGQEIFEGIKAYRHADGSVWSFRPEKNAERFRRSARRLALPELSDEDFVGSLKALLAQDHAWVPTPRNEADESSLYLRPFMIASEKFLGVRPAHEVDYYVIASPAGAYFKGGIAPVSIWLSSHYKRAAPGGTGFAKCGGNYAASLAAQKEAEKHGCSQVAFLDAAENKWVEELGGMNLFFVYKDGRLVTPRLTDTILEGVTRDSVLTLGRDEGFTPEERAISIDEWRDGVASGDIAEVFACGTAAVITPVGQLISEDDTIQMPDAGNEIAKRLRGKLLDLQYGRAEDTHGWLTRLV; encoded by the coding sequence ATGCCCACGGCAGCCAACATTCGTGACGACATCCTTGCCAACCCCGGTTTCGGTCGTTACTTCAGCGACCACATGGCCCACGTGCGCTGGACGGCCGAGGCCGGCTGGCACGGCCACGAGGTGCGCCCCTACGGCCCGTTGACCCTCGACCCGGCGGCGGCCGTGCTGCACTACGGCCAGGAAATCTTCGAGGGCATCAAGGCCTACCGCCACGCCGACGGCTCGGTGTGGTCGTTCCGCCCGGAGAAGAACGCCGAGCGCTTCCGCCGCAGCGCCCGCCGCCTGGCGCTGCCCGAACTCAGCGACGAGGACTTCGTCGGTTCGCTCAAGGCGCTACTCGCCCAGGACCACGCCTGGGTGCCGACGCCCCGCAACGAGGCCGACGAGTCGAGCCTCTACCTGCGCCCGTTCATGATCGCCAGCGAGAAGTTCCTCGGTGTGCGTCCGGCCCACGAGGTCGACTACTACGTGATCGCCTCCCCCGCCGGCGCCTACTTCAAGGGCGGCATCGCCCCGGTGTCGATCTGGCTCTCCTCGCACTACAAGCGCGCCGCCCCCGGCGGCACCGGCTTCGCCAAGTGCGGCGGCAACTATGCCGCCTCGCTGGCTGCCCAGAAGGAAGCCGAGAAGCACGGCTGCAGCCAGGTCGCCTTCCTCGACGCCGCCGAGAACAAGTGGGTCGAGGAGCTGGGCGGCATGAACCTGTTCTTCGTCTACAAGGACGGCCGCCTGGTCACGCCGCGCCTGACCGACACCATCCTCGAGGGCGTGACCCGCGACTCGGTGCTCACCCTCGGCCGCGACGAAGGCTTCACCCCGGAGGAGCGCGCCATCAGCATCGACGAGTGGCGCGACGGCGTGGCTTCCGGCGATATCGCCGAGGTCTTCGCCTGCGGTACCGCCGCGGTGATCACCCCGGTGGGCCAGTTGATCAGCGAAGACGACACCATCCAGATGCCCGACGCCGGCAACGAGATCGCCAAGCGCCTGCGCGGCAAGCTGCTCGATCTGCAGTACGGCCGCGCCGAAGATACGCATGGTTGGTTGACCCGCCTGGTGTAA
- a CDS encoding DNA polymerase III subunit chi, which yields MTQVDFYILPDTTLEARLDFACRLAETIAGKGFRLHLHAEDEAMASDLDERLWTFRPEAYLPHALLGSEMAESVAVTIGWEQPPEPSAEAPMALLNLDPGIPEWFSRFERVAEIINQHQQVLVAKRECWQTYKQRGYPVKAHQLKG from the coding sequence ATGACCCAAGTAGATTTCTACATCCTCCCCGACACCACGCTGGAAGCACGGCTCGACTTCGCCTGTCGGCTGGCCGAGACCATCGCCGGCAAGGGCTTCCGGCTGCATCTGCACGCCGAGGACGAAGCCATGGCCAGCGATCTCGACGAACGGCTGTGGACCTTTCGCCCCGAGGCCTACCTGCCCCACGCCCTGCTCGGCAGCGAGATGGCCGAGAGCGTGGCGGTGACCATCGGCTGGGAGCAGCCGCCCGAGCCGAGCGCCGAAGCGCCCATGGCGCTGCTCAACCTCGACCCGGGCATCCCCGAGTGGTTCTCGCGCTTCGAGCGGGTCGCCGAGATCATCAACCAGCACCAGCAGGTGCTCGTCGCCAAGCGCGAGTGCTGGCAGACCTACAAGCAGCGCGGCTATCCCGTCAAGGCCCATCAGCTCAAGGGGTGA
- a CDS encoding valine--tRNA ligase, whose protein sequence is MDKTYQPEQIESRWYERWEADGRFAPSGEGEPYSIMIPPPNVTGSLHMGHAFQDTIMDTLIRWKRMQGNNTLWQVGTDHAGIATQMLVERKVAAEEGKSRHDLGRDAFIDKVWEWKHESGGHITRQLRRMGASVDWSRERFTMDDGFYQAVQEVFVRLYEEDLIYRGKRLVNWDPTLHTAISDLEVENREQQGQFWHFRYPLADGVTTDAGLDYLVVATTRPETMLGDTGVAVNPEDPRYASLIGKFVELPLVGRRIPIVADEHADMEKGSGCVKITPAHDFNDYEVGRRHGLPLINVFTQDAAILPQAEAFDIQGRPLPEIDLSLPAAYAGLDRFEARKQIVADMEAAGLLEQIETVNNTLPYGDRSGDVIEPLLTDQWFVAVESLAGPAIAAVENGDIQFVPRNYENMYFSWMRDLQDWCISRQLWWGHRIPAWYDSEGNVYVARTEAEATAKYLEQMAATSGTHAIALTHLKNKNLLVNGVLNEEGIAQLTDTFGLERLTQDEDVLDTWFSSGLWTFGTLGWPEKTPELATFHPSSVLVTGFDIIFFWVARMIMLTLKFMDEVPFKTVYVHGLVRDGQGQKMSKSKGNVLDPIDLIDGITLDALLEKRTGNMMQPQKAKAIAKATRDEFPEGIEPHGTDALRFTFLSQATTGRDIKFDMGRLDGYRNFCNKLWNASRYVLMNAEGQDCGAQGGEVELSLADRWIVSRLQQTEAQVTKAMEEFRFDHASQALYEFVWNEYCDWYLELSKPVLWDEGASAAAKRGTRRTLVRVLEAILRLAHPMMPFISEEIWQRVAPLAGKQGDSIMAQPWPVAEQEKIDEQATRDIEWLKGVIVAVRNVRAEMNIAPGKPLEVLLTKGSAADRERLEANRLFLAKLAKLASATWLDDPSEAPLSATQLVGDMEVLVPMADLIDKDAELARLAKEIDKQDKLIGGIEKKLSNESFVAKAPEAVVEKERGKLKEYQAARNLLLEQRDKIAAL, encoded by the coding sequence ATGGACAAGACCTACCAACCCGAGCAGATCGAATCCCGCTGGTACGAGCGCTGGGAGGCCGACGGCCGCTTCGCCCCCTCGGGCGAGGGCGAACCCTACTCGATCATGATCCCGCCGCCCAACGTCACCGGCAGCCTGCACATGGGCCATGCGTTCCAGGACACCATCATGGACACGCTGATCCGCTGGAAGCGCATGCAGGGCAACAACACCCTGTGGCAGGTCGGCACCGACCACGCCGGCATCGCCACCCAGATGCTGGTCGAGCGCAAGGTCGCCGCCGAAGAGGGCAAGAGCCGCCACGACCTGGGCCGCGACGCCTTCATCGACAAGGTCTGGGAGTGGAAGCACGAATCCGGCGGCCACATCACCCGCCAGCTGCGCCGCATGGGCGCCAGCGTCGACTGGTCGCGCGAGCGCTTCACCATGGACGACGGCTTCTACCAGGCGGTGCAGGAAGTCTTCGTGCGCCTCTATGAAGAGGATCTGATCTATCGCGGCAAGCGCCTGGTCAACTGGGACCCGACCCTGCACACTGCCATCTCCGATCTCGAGGTGGAGAACCGCGAGCAGCAGGGTCAGTTCTGGCACTTCCGCTACCCGCTGGCCGACGGCGTGACGACCGATGCCGGCCTCGATTATCTGGTCGTCGCCACCACCCGCCCCGAGACGATGCTCGGCGACACCGGCGTGGCGGTGAATCCCGAGGACCCGCGCTACGCCTCGCTGATCGGCAAGTTCGTCGAGCTGCCCTTGGTCGGCCGGCGCATCCCCATCGTCGCCGACGAGCACGCCGACATGGAGAAGGGCTCGGGCTGCGTGAAGATCACCCCGGCCCACGACTTCAACGACTACGAGGTGGGTCGTCGCCACGGCCTGCCCTTGATCAACGTCTTCACCCAGGACGCGGCGATCCTGCCCCAGGCCGAGGCCTTCGACATCCAGGGCCGCCCGCTGCCCGAGATCGACTTGAGCCTGCCCGCCGCCTACGCCGGCCTCGACCGCTTCGAGGCACGCAAACAGATCGTCGCCGACATGGAGGCCGCCGGGCTGCTCGAGCAGATCGAGACGGTCAACAACACCCTGCCCTACGGCGACCGCTCCGGCGACGTCATCGAACCGCTGCTCACGGACCAGTGGTTCGTCGCCGTGGAGAGCCTGGCGGGGCCCGCCATCGCCGCGGTGGAGAACGGCGACATCCAGTTCGTGCCCAGGAACTACGAGAACATGTACTTCTCGTGGATGCGCGACCTGCAGGACTGGTGCATCTCGCGCCAGCTGTGGTGGGGCCACCGCATTCCCGCCTGGTACGACAGCGAAGGCAACGTCTATGTCGCCCGCACCGAGGCCGAGGCAACGGCGAAATATCTTGAGCAAATGGCAGCGACGAGCGGTACGCATGCCATCGCGCTGACACACCTCAAAAACAAGAACCTGTTGGTTAACGGAGTGTTGAATGAAGAAGGCATTGCTCAATTAACTGACACATTCGGGCTCGAAAGACTGACCCAGGACGAGGACGTGCTCGACACCTGGTTCAGCTCGGGGCTGTGGACCTTCGGCACCCTGGGCTGGCCGGAGAAGACGCCGGAGCTGGCGACCTTCCACCCCTCCAGCGTGCTGGTCACCGGCTTCGACATCATCTTCTTCTGGGTCGCGCGGATGATCATGCTGACCCTGAAGTTCATGGACGAGGTGCCGTTCAAGACCGTCTACGTCCACGGCCTGGTGCGCGACGGCCAGGGTCAGAAGATGTCCAAGTCGAAGGGCAACGTGCTCGACCCCATCGACCTGATCGACGGCATCACCCTGGACGCGCTGCTCGAGAAGCGCACCGGCAACATGATGCAGCCGCAGAAGGCCAAGGCGATCGCCAAGGCCACCCGCGACGAGTTCCCCGAGGGCATCGAGCCCCACGGTACCGACGCGCTGCGCTTCACCTTCCTTTCCCAGGCCACCACCGGGCGCGACATCAAGTTCGACATGGGTCGCCTCGACGGTTACCGCAACTTCTGCAACAAGCTGTGGAACGCCTCGCGCTACGTGCTGATGAACGCCGAAGGCCAGGACTGCGGTGCGCAAGGTGGCGAGGTCGAGCTGTCGCTGGCCGATCGCTGGATCGTCTCGCGTCTGCAGCAGACCGAGGCCCAGGTGACCAAGGCGATGGAGGAATTCCGCTTCGATCATGCCTCCCAGGCGCTCTACGAGTTCGTCTGGAACGAGTACTGCGACTGGTACCTGGAGCTCTCCAAGCCGGTGCTGTGGGACGAGGGCGCCAGCGCGGCAGCCAAGCGCGGCACCCGCCGCACCCTGGTGCGGGTGCTGGAGGCGATCCTGCGCCTGGCCCACCCGATGATGCCGTTCATCTCCGAGGAGATCTGGCAGCGCGTGGCGCCGCTGGCGGGTAAACAAGGCGATTCGATCATGGCGCAGCCTTGGCCCGTGGCGGAGCAGGAGAAGATCGACGAGCAGGCGACCCGCGACATCGAGTGGCTCAAGGGCGTGATCGTGGCGGTGCGCAACGTGCGCGCGGAGATGAACATCGCCCCGGGCAAGCCGCTGGAAGTCCTGCTGACCAAGGGCTCGGCGGCCGATCGCGAGCGCCTCGAGGCCAACCGCCTGTTCCTGGCCAAGCTGGCCAAGCTCGCAAGCGCCACCTGGCTCGACGACCCGAGCGAGGCGCCGCTGTCGGCCACGCAGCTGGTCGGCGACATGGAGGTGCTGGTGCCGATGGCCGACCTGATCGACAAGGATGCCGAGCTCGCCCGACTGGCCAAGGAGATCGACAAGCAGGACAAGCTGATCGGCGGCATCGAGAAGAAGCTTTCCAACGAGAGCTTCGTCGCCAAGGCGCCCGAGGCGGTGGTCGAGAAGGAGCGCGGCAAGCTCAAGGAGTACCAGGCGGCGCGCAACCTGCTGCTCGAGCAGCGCGACAAGATCGCCGCGCTCTGA
- a CDS encoding sigma-54 interaction domain-containing protein, with product MPRDDSTMAGHRQGLTLEAIRPLFPLLERNSAGAILVDESSRLIWINACYCRLLGIDDPASVIGRPVGEVIPHTRMPEVVRSGQPILLDIMEYQARQLVVTRLPLHDPTSGRVNGAVAFIVFDDLGPLAPLIGKYRRLQHDLAVARRALASRGSRYALADFVGASPAVLEVKRRARLAAARATPVLLLGETGTGKEVLAQAIHGDSPRGASPFVAVNVAAVPENLLEAEFFGVAPGAYTGADKRTRQGKFQLADGGTLFLDEVGDMPLALQAKLLRALQEGEVEPLGSNEIKRIDVRVIAATSRDLEAMVAEGSFRSDLYYRLNVLRIQVPPLRDRLADLGILCETLLGRIAAESGEPRAEISAEAVALLQRHDWPGNIRELRNVLEQTLALNEACSVIDVPELGAALRLPTQAGDAAVPTTSVRPLGEIVAEAERTALANALAACHGNKSRAARLLGIPRSVLYDKLSRLSVNPDN from the coding sequence ATGCCTCGAGACGACAGCACCATGGCCGGCCACCGCCAGGGCTTGACCCTCGAGGCGATCCGCCCGCTGTTTCCGCTGCTCGAGCGCAACAGCGCCGGGGCGATCCTGGTCGACGAATCGAGCCGTCTCATCTGGATCAACGCCTGTTACTGTCGGCTGCTGGGCATCGACGATCCGGCCAGTGTGATCGGCCGCCCCGTGGGCGAGGTGATCCCGCACACGCGCATGCCCGAGGTGGTACGCAGCGGGCAGCCCATTCTGCTCGACATCATGGAGTACCAGGCGCGGCAACTGGTCGTCACGCGGCTGCCGCTGCACGATCCGACCAGCGGCCGGGTCAACGGTGCCGTGGCCTTCATCGTGTTCGACGACCTGGGCCCCCTGGCGCCGCTGATCGGCAAGTACCGCCGCCTGCAGCACGACCTGGCGGTGGCCCGGCGCGCCCTGGCAAGCCGCGGCTCACGCTACGCGCTGGCCGATTTCGTCGGCGCCAGCCCCGCGGTGCTCGAGGTCAAGCGCCGCGCCCGCCTGGCCGCCGCTCGCGCCACCCCGGTGCTGCTGCTGGGCGAGACCGGCACCGGCAAGGAGGTGCTGGCCCAGGCCATCCACGGCGACTCGCCGCGGGGGGCCAGTCCCTTCGTTGCCGTCAATGTGGCCGCGGTGCCCGAGAACCTGCTCGAGGCGGAGTTCTTCGGCGTCGCCCCGGGCGCCTACACCGGCGCCGACAAGCGCACCCGCCAGGGCAAGTTCCAGCTCGCCGACGGCGGCACCCTGTTCCTCGACGAGGTCGGCGACATGCCGCTGGCGCTGCAGGCCAAGCTGCTGCGCGCGCTGCAGGAGGGCGAGGTGGAGCCGCTCGGCTCCAACGAGATCAAGCGCATCGACGTGCGCGTGATCGCCGCCACCAGCCGCGACCTGGAAGCCATGGTCGCCGAGGGCAGCTTCCGCTCAGATCTCTACTATCGCCTCAACGTGCTGCGCATTCAGGTTCCCCCGTTGCGCGACCGCCTGGCCGACCTCGGCATTCTGTGCGAGACCCTGCTCGGCCGGATCGCGGCGGAGAGCGGCGAGCCCCGCGCCGAGATCAGCGCCGAGGCCGTGGCGCTGCTTCAGCGTCACGACTGGCCTGGCAACATCCGCGAGCTGCGCAACGTGCTCGAGCAGACCCTGGCCCTGAACGAGGCCTGCAGCGTCATCGACGTGCCGGAGCTGGGCGCCGCCCTGCGTCTCCCCACCCAGGCCGGTGACGCAGCGGTGCCCACCACCAGCGTTCGTCCGCTGGGAGAGATCGTCGCCGAAGCCGAGCGTACCGCGCTGGCCAACGCCCTCGCTGCCTGTCATGGCAATAAGTCACGCGCGGCCCGCCTGCTGGGCATTCCCCGCTCGGTGCTCTACGACAAGCTCTCCAGACTGTCCGTTAATCCAGACAATTGA